Within Chlamydia pneumoniae TW-183, the genomic segment TAGAGCAGAAGCAAGAGTTTTATTTACTATCGGTGTTGGAACTTTATTCGATACTACGTGATGTAGTTCATCAATTGCAGAGAAGATCTTTTTAAGATTGCGTTTCGTAGTAGCAGAGATACAAAGCATTTTAGCTTGTCCTAAATAAGGATCAGTAGCGCGTAGATCTTTGCAGTAATGCTCCATGCGGACTTCTTCAAGTAAATCCCATTTGTTAATTAATATGATGTGAGGCTTTTTTCGTTTAGAAATTAAAGAGAGGATGCGCTTCTCATAAGAAGAGAGTTTTTGTGTAGCATCAATCACAAGAAGACAGATATCAGCACGAGAAATAGCTTTTTCAGTTCGAGATGAAGAAATCCATTCTATGGAATTCTTAACGCTTTTCATTTTTCTAAGACCCGCAGTATCAATGAAAAGATACTGGCGGTCCTTATGGGAATACAGAATATCGATATTATCACGTGTTGTCCCAGGAGTATTATCAATAATACAACGCTCTTCATTGAGAAGACCGTTAATAATAGAAGATTTCCCTACGTTAGGACGTCCGATGAGCGCTATTTTTAATGTCTTGGGAGCTTGCTGAGGAGACTCTGGGATAGTGCAGGGTTCTTCAGGGGAGAAGCCTTCCGTGAATACTTCTGAAAAATCAGGGAATGTATTTGAAGGGAGAGCCGCCTCAGATTCTTCGTGTTCATCTACAGAAAGCTCCTCAAGGCCTTCTTCTTCTTCTTCGCGAGGTTCTGGTAGGTTGGCTACCAACTTAATTCTTTGAAGAAGGGTATCAATGTGCTTATCGTGAGCTGTTGAGGTCACTACAATATCTCGAATTCCTAATTTATAGGTCTCATGAATTTGTAATTCCTCTTGGCGACTGTCTGCTTTATTGGCGACAAGGATGAGAGGTTTCTTTAAGGGAAGGAGGAGTTTGGCTAGGTGAGCATCTTCTTCGGTAATACCACAGCGGATATCAATGACTAGCAATAGGACATCAGCTTCCTTAGCGCCGGTGAGGGCTTGGTTATAGATATGCTTTTGGAAGTAATCTTCAGAATTGTGATCAACACCTCCAGTATCGATGACCTGAGCAGGAACACCAAACGCATGGAGCTCGCCGTAGAGGCGATCTCGAGTTGTCCCCTCTTGAGAATTTACAATTGCTAAAGAGCGTTTACATAGACGATTGAAAAGTGATGACTTTCCTACATTGGGTCTTCCTAAGATGGCTATTTTTAGCATAATCGTCTCTATTCTATTTTTTCAGTAATTAATGAGAAAATAATAGGAGTTAAAAAATTAAAGCTAAAGAGATAAATTTCTAAGGGTTGTAAAAGTAGGATTCTATTTAAATTAATCTACTTCCAAAAGCCTTTTTCTTGTAAAAGCAATAAAATTTTTTCTTTGTCGAGACATTCATTTTCTATAGAGAGAATCTCAGCTTCTCTGAGTAGATCGCCAAGAAGTCTTCCGGGAGAGATGCCCTTAGCTATCAGATCAGGAGCCGAAACAACGGGGGAGGATGTTTTTATTCTTAATATGAATTGCTCTAAGCGTGATTCGAGTTCTTGCACTCGAGAGATAAAGTGCTGCTGTCTGCTCGGATCTTTTTGTAGAGCCGAGAAGAGCTCCAAAAATAGAGGTGCTGTCGGAGACGCTAGGAAATGCGCCCAAAATACACGATTGCCGGATTGGTTTTGGAAATGAGGGAGTGCCTCGTACCAAGATTCTATTAATTTCAATTCTTTATTAGAAATTCGTAATCTTCCAAACGCTACTGTTGCGGCTTCCTCACTGACCCCTTGGAATAGAGGCAGTAAAAAAAGAATTTCAGGGAAATGTGTTGGATTAAACTTACGGGCAAATTCTATGGTTGTTCTTAAGAGACTGTAGGGAATATCACGTAGTTCAGGGAAAATAAAAATTAAGACTTTAAGCTTGAGCAGAAGAGAGAGGGCTCCATAAGGCTGTCTTTTAAGCATTTTTTTTAGCTCTTGCCAGATTCTCTCCGGGGATACGGAATTTACTAATGCCGGGGCTTCTTTAATAATGGCGCGTTCTGTAGTTGGGTCTAGGGTGAAGCCGAGGGAGGAAGAAAAACGTATGGCACGTAGGATACGCAGTTTATCTTCTGAGAATCTTAAACGTGGATGGCCTATAGCTCGAATGACTTTCTTTTCAATATCACGAGTTCCTTCGACAAAGTCGAAAACTTTGTCTTCAAAAGGATCGTAGTACATCCCGTTTACTGTGAAGTCTCTTCGGAGGGCATCTTCTCGCATAGAAGAAAAGATGATACGATCGGGATGCCTTCCATCTTTGTATTCACCGTCAGAGCGGAAAGTTGCAACTTCAAATAGGCGTCCGTCCTGTTTTACTACGATGATACCAAAGGCAACACCAATACTGATGACGTCTGGGAAGATCGTAGATACAATCGTTGGGGATGCATTGGTAGCTATGTCAATATCCTCGAGAGGGCGATTCATTAACATATCTCGAACACAACCACCGACAAAATATGCCTGA encodes:
- the der gene encoding ribosome biogenesis GTPase Der, whose product is MLKIAILGRPNVGKSSLFNRLCKRSLAIVNSQEGTTRDRLYGELHAFGVPAQVIDTGGVDHNSEDYFQKHIYNQALTGAKEADVLLLVIDIRCGITEEDAHLAKLLLPLKKPLILVANKADSRQEELQIHETYKLGIRDIVVTSTAHDKHIDTLLQRIKLVANLPEPREEEEEGLEELSVDEHEESEAALPSNTFPDFSEVFTEGFSPEEPCTIPESPQQAPKTLKIALIGRPNVGKSSIINGLLNEERCIIDNTPGTTRDNIDILYSHKDRQYLFIDTAGLRKMKSVKNSIEWISSSRTEKAISRADICLLVIDATQKLSSYEKRILSLISKRKKPHIILINKWDLLEEVRMEHYCKDLRATDPYLGQAKMLCISATTKRNLKKIFSAIDELHHVVSNKVPTPIVNKTLASALHRNHPQVIQGRRLRIYYAIQKTTTPLQFLLFINAKSLLTKHYEYYLKNTLKSSFNLYGIPFDLEFKEKPKRHN
- a CDS encoding CCA tRNA nucleotidyltransferase; this encodes MTTIAIEAAKKVLIKLRNAGYQAYFVGGCVRDMLMNRPLEDIDIATNASPTIVSTIFPDVISIGVAFGIIVVKQDGRLFEVATFRSDGEYKDGRHPDRIIFSSMREDALRRDFTVNGMYYDPFEDKVFDFVEGTRDIEKKVIRAIGHPRLRFSEDKLRILRAIRFSSSLGFTLDPTTERAIIKEAPALVNSVSPERIWQELKKMLKRQPYGALSLLLKLKVLIFIFPELRDIPYSLLRTTIEFARKFNPTHFPEILFLLPLFQGVSEEAATVAFGRLRISNKELKLIESWYEALPHFQNQSGNRVFWAHFLASPTAPLFLELFSALQKDPSRQQHFISRVQELESRLEQFILRIKTSSPVVSAPDLIAKGISPGRLLGDLLREAEILSIENECLDKEKILLLLQEKGFWK